The genomic DNA CGGCAGCCACGAGCGCGAAAAAGACGGGCGAACAGGTACGGCGCGCGCAAGCCGCTCCGACTAGCGAGACTGTTCGATAAACGCTTCGAACGCCGCCGCGTAATCCGGATGCCAACGAGACAAGGCAGGCCTGTTTTCTACGATATCCCCTATGGCCCATAACATGCGGCGCTCGTCGAGCGAGCGCGGCACGTCGTTATCCGGACACAGGATGTAGAAGTCGCCAGCGCTGAGGCGCTCAAGCATGAACGCGACGGACTGCTCAGGTGTCCATGCGCCAGCGGGTTTTTCCGTCCGGCCTTTGCGGGTCAACTCCGTGAACACGAAGCCGGGAATCAGCAAATGTGCGCTTATGTTGCACCCGGGAGTGTTACGGAGTTCGTGTTGGAGCGCCTCCGTGAACGCCTTCAATCCGGCTTTCGACACGTTATACGCCGGGTCCCCAGGCGGTGTCGTAATGCCTTGCTTTGAACCCGTATTGATGACAAGCCCTGGTCGACCGCGCTTGATCATGTCCGGTACGAAAACCTGCGTGCCGTGGATTGGGCCGCACAGATTCACGCCCAGCACGCGCGTCCAGTTCTCCGCGGGACCGAACATAGCGCTGCCCGGTTGAATGCCGGCGTTGTTCATCAAGACGTCGGTGCCGCCAAATCGTTCGACAACGGCTGAGTGCAGACGGCGGACATCGTCAATGGCACTGACATCGGTTTCGAGTCCAAAGACGTCCTGCGCGCCGCTCGCGCTCAACCTGGCGATTTCTTCCACGGCATGCGCAATTCGATCGGCATCGCGGTCTGCAATGCAAATACGAAGTCCAAGCCCCGCAAACCGCTTAGCGGCGGCCAGGCCGATACCGGCCGCGCCACCAGTGATGACGGCAACGGCTCCCTTGGTCAGAGCAGGATGAGACATTTGTCGAGTTCCTTGATGAGTGCCGGGGTGCTTTGCGCAACTGCCGCAGCTATCCCGATGCGCTTAGATAGAATGGAATGAGAGTAGCACCATTTACTACGCCATAACCCGTGCCACGCATTCGTGCAATCGAAGCACATCATATCGGGCGAGACTATTGAGCAACGCGAAACCTGTCTTTTCCGTTCACGTCTTCAAACATGAGTCGCGATAGTGAATACTCCCGTCGATGCGATGCCGCATTCAACGGGCAAGCTGTGACATGAGCAAGCTGTCTTTACCGCAAACCTATCGGAATGGCTGCATACGTTTGCAGCAGAATCGTTACCCACCGTGACCTCTTCCTCCAAAATCGAACCAATCGATTTTTCAGCGCCCGCAGCGCTGGTAGCACAGCGGCTGATCGGCGCGATCTTGACGGTGGACGGCGTAGGCGGCCGTATCGTCGAGACGGAGGCGTACGATCCCGAGGAACCCGCGTCGCATGCTTTCTGCGGGCCAACGGCGCGCAACACCACACTTTTCGGGCCGCCCGCACATGCCTACGTGTACCGCTCGTACGGCATTCATTGGTGCCTCAATTTCGTATGTCGAGAAGAAGGTCACGGCGCCGGGGTACTGATCCGCGCGATCGAACCGTTGACCGGTCTGGACGCGATGCGCCAGCGGCGCGGGCTCGAACCGATCCGCCTGCTCTGTTCTGGACCGGGCCGCGTTGGGCAGGCACTTGGCATCACACACGGGCACAACGGCATGTCATTGCTTGAAGCGCCTTTTCACGTCGAAGCGCCGCAACAACCGGCGTCGATCGTGACGGGGCCACGCATCGGCATCACCAAGGCCGTCGCGTTGCCCTGGCGTTTCGGCCTCGCCGCGTCGAAGTTCTGGAGCAAACCGTTTCCAAAGGACACTTGAGCGCTCAATCGTGCTTCATGGTTGAGCGCGCGTCACAACTGTCGTATCGACAGCAATCATTTTGTCGTGGCGTCTTCGAGTATGCGCGAGGTACGGGTCCGTAGACGTGGCCCCACGAAGTCGAGAAAAGCGCGCAACTTGAGCGGCAGAGGTGTCTGTCCTTTATGCACGAGACTGATGGGCAACGGCGCCGACTCGAACTTGTCGAGCACGACGCTCAATGCGTTGTCACGAATCGCGTCCGCGACCTGATAAGACAACACACGTACCAGTCCAACACCGAGCATCGCGGCTGCGATCGCCGCTTCCGCCGTGTTGACTGCAAGCCGTGAATGAACGGGCACTGACACTTCTGACTTGCCGGACCCAAACACCCAGGCACGCGTGGATGCGAGCACCTCGAAGGTAATGCACTCGTGCGCCGCGAGATCGCGCGGCTTGACGGGCTCACCATGCGTTGCCAGATACGCGGGACTCGCGCAGACGACCCGGCGCACAGTTCCCACTCTCGTCGCCATGAGCGTGCTATCGGGGAGTTCTCCAATGCGGATGGCGACGTCTGCTTGCTCCTCCATCAGATGCACGACGCGATCCGTGAGCACGAGGCTCACGTCGATTTCCGGATAGTGCGCGAGAAATTCCGCAACCACGGGCACGACGTGCAAGCGCCCGAACACGACGGGCGCCGTGACCACGAGTTCGCCCTTGGGGGACGCGTATTCTCCCGTCGCCGCGCGCTCGGCTTCCGCAATCTCATCGAGGATGCGCCGGCACGCCGCCACATACGAGGCGCCCGCTTCCGTCAATGAAAGCTGCCGCGTCGTGCGTTGGATAAGACGCGTCTTCAGATGCGATTCCAGTTCTCCCACCTTGCGGCTCACCGTTGCCAACGGCATGCCGAGGCGCCGCGCGGCGGCCGACAAGCTGCCCGAGTCGACGACCGCGACAAGGATGGACATGGAATCAAGCCGATTCATCGGATGGCCCTATCAAAAAATGGAAGGATGATTCCCGATGTTGGGAGATTCTCTTTATAAATGCAAGCGCATAACCTTCTGGCTGTGGGTCACGGCACCTTGCCGCACATGCCCTGAAGATCGAAATAAAAGGAGAGTGCCGTGAACGGCCTGCCAACTACGTCCAAGAATCCCCAGACCCCCGCAGTCGCGTCACGCGCGAAGATCGTCATGATGGCCGTCATCGCCGGCGCGGTGATCACCAACATCTACTGCACGCAGCCAATCCTGCCGCTGATCGCTTCCGGCCTGCAGGTCGACCTGACCACCGTCGATCTGGTCGCCGGCGCGGCGCTGCTGGGCTTTGCAACGGGCCTCGCCTTGCTGTTACCGTTGGGCGATCGCTTCGACCGGCGCAAGCTCGTGCTCGCGCAGATCGCGCTCGCCTTCGTCTTCGCGCTGAGTTCCGCGCTTTCACCGGGCATCTGGCCGCTGATTGGCGCGTCTTTCGGTCTTGGCATCGTGAGTTGCGTGCCTCAGCAGCTCGTACCCTTCGCTGCCGTCATGTCATTGCCGAGTGAACGCGGGCGTTCCGTCGGCACGGTCGTCAGCGGCATCATGGTCGGCATCCTGCTGGGCCGTACGATCAGCGGCGTGATCGGCGCGGCCTACGGTTGGCGCGCGGTGTACGGCGTAGAAGCGCTGTTCATGATCCCGGTCTGGATCGCTGCCGCGTCGCTGCTTCCGCGCGGTGTGCCTTCCACCGATCTTTCCTACGGGCGTCTGCTCGCTTCACTCTGGCCGCTGGTTCGGGACAATCGCCCGATTCGTGAATCGATGATTGTCCAGGCGCTGCTGTGGGCCTGCTTCAACGCGTTCTGGGTCAATCTGGCGGCGCTTCTGGCAAACGGCCCGCAGCATCTTGGCAGTGCGTGGGCCGGCGGCTTTGGGATCATCGGCGCGACGGGCGCACTAGCCGCTTCACTCGGAGGCCGCGCGACAGATCGACTCGGCTCGCGGACTGTCATTGCGGCCAGCATCGGCATCGTTACGCTCGCCTATCTGCTGCTCGCCGGCGCGGAGTCGTCGCTGACGTTCCTGATCATCGGGGTCATCGTGCTCGATATCGGTGTGCAGTCGGGTCTCGTGTCCAACCAGACGCGCGCCTTTGCCGTCGATCCCAAGGCGCAGGGCCGCATCAATAGTCTCTACATGACGGCCACCTTTTCCGGCGGTGCCATCGGCGTCATGATCAGCGGCTGGCTGATGACCCGCTTCGGCTGGACTGGCGTCGTGATCTTCGGAATTGCATTGGGGCTCGTTGCTTCCGCATACCACTGGCTTGGTGGCAACCGACGCATGCGAAGTGCGGCCCAATCGTGACTTCGATCATGCGATCAAGGTGAACGGACAACGATACGATCGCGTAGCGACCAGTACCATCGTGTAATGGTGCGCCGTATGTAAGTGCGCGTTACGCAGTAGCCTCAAGGTCGACGGATTGATCCGCCCGATCTATACGTCGCGGCATGCCATACACGCTCTGGACGCCTCGCATTTGCTGTCGACATTGCATAGGTGTCACGTTGATACGCCTGAGGAAGACCATTCGCATATGCGTGGCGTTGTGGAAACCGCATTTGAATGCGATGGTCTTCAGAGGGTCGTCCGTCCCGCCTAGTATCTTTCTCGCTGCGTCCACACGAAGTTCTTCGACAAATGCGGATGGCGTCATCTGCGCATGTTTGGCAAACAGCCTCGAAAAATTTCTTCTGCTAACCGCGACGGCGCTGGCAAGCTCTTCGATCGACAGTTCATCGGCGATATGATCGGTGACGTATCGCTGCACCTTCTCGATGAGCGTGTTCTTGCCCGCGGCGGGATCGATATACGGTCTGCCCTCATGATCCATGTCCATGCCAAGACGCGTCGCGATCCGTGCAGCGAATTCATGGCCCCAGTCGTCTGCGACCTGAGATAGACATAGATGCCAGCCCGCCGTCGCACCAGCGGATGAGACCAGGTTACCGTCGCGTATCAGGACTTTGTCGGGACGAATTCGAGCCAGCGGGAACTCCCGGGCCAAAGAACTGGCGTCGGCCCAACTGGCGGTGACTTCCCTACCATTGAGCACACCTGCGTGCCCTAATAGAAACGCCCCATTGCAGATCGAGCCGATTCGCTTCGACTGGAAAGCGCGATCGCGCAGCCAGTCGAGGAAGTCGCGTTTCGGGCGAGAGTTCGACAAGTGCGGTCTACCCGTCACCAGCAAAACATCGACAGACGTTTGAAACGCTGTGTAGTCGAACGGGACGGAGAGCTGCATTGAATTCGAGCAGGCTATATGGCCCGCGCGCTCACCTACTAACGAAACCTGATACTGACAGGCTGCCCGCAGACATTGATTCGCTTCGGAAAAGACATCGAGTGCGCCGGCAATATCCAGCGCTTGCACACCGTCAAGCACGACAATAGCGATTTTCATTTTCCGGATCCGCACGTGTGCGACTGGAACGACATTATCTTGCGCGTGACTACCCGGATCGACATGATCGCAATCACGTTCGACCTTGTTGTCAAAGCTAGTCGTATAGCCTACAGATAACCACCCTACTATTGTTTGAAACGTCACTGCAATAGGATGGACGGCTCATACTTCCGTATAGTCAGGGTGGTATGTGCGCGGAAGAAGAGTTGGCGATCGGGTGCTTTCGAGAGAGCTATCGTCACCCGATCCGCTGAACCCATTGACTGCGCCAGTCTGGTGCGTCGAAAGGGTCCGCAAAGTACTGGGTCTCGTGCATGACCTTAGTGTCATGGAACTTCATGATGCTCACGACATATGTCGCGCGGTCCGTGTAATTGATCGTGTATTCCGTGATCCAGAGATCGCCGCTTCCCTGAATTCGCCTGACATCGAAACCGGAAGGCTGGCCGGGATGATGACCGCGCAACGCCTGCAAATTGATTCGTCCGACAATACGTTCACCTGACTGCGGGTAATCGCAGACGGCATCGTCGTGATAGATATCATGTTCCAGGTCGAGATCCCCTTCCGCCGACGCTCGCCAGTGCGTATTCAGGACTTCACGAATCTGTTCCTCTTTCATTCGCCACCTCCGGCATCAGGATGTGAACTCGGGCTTTTGTAATCTCGGTCGCAAGCAATGCGTGTGCGGGTGTTGCCAGTGCGAACCCGGCGACCAATGTCAGCAGCATAGGCCCAAATGCCCGCAGGCGCGCCATTAAGCGTCACGCATACGGTAGGACAAGCTCCGATCCCGACTCATCGATGGCCTTCTCCCACGTGCTGTGTTTTTTTCACGTCAGCCATTTGTTGTGGCACGTCCGGATGTTCGGAGCCCCGCGATGCGCGGGGCTCCCTTTTTACTGTCGTTTCAGATCGAGATTCGCCTAACGAACCGACGCCCGCATCCCTGCATTCAGGCGGCGCCGATACGTCGTATTCCGCGTTGCCAGCCAGTAGTACAGCGGCGACGTCAGAACGAGGCCGATCACCCATGAAAGATCCGCGCCATCCAGATAACCCGGTACGGGTCCCGCATACATCGGTGTGTTCATGAATGGAATCTGCACTGCAATGCCCACTGCGTACGCAATGAGCGCTTGCGGATTGAAGCGCCCGTAAATGCCGCCGTCCGCCTCGAAGATCGAATCGATGTCGTACTTGCCTTTATGGATGACGTAGAAATCGATCAGATTGATTGCCGTCCACGGCACGAGCACGACGAGCAGCGCAAGCACGAGATCGACCAGATTGCCCACGAAGTTCGTCGACGCCCCGAGCGCCGCATAGCAGCACGCAGCAAGAATGACGAACGAGAACACCGCGCGCGTTTTGGCCGTCGGAATCCAGCGGTACGCAAAGGTCTGCACCGACGTGATCGCCGCGAGCACCGCGCCGTAGAGATTCA from Paraburkholderia terrae includes the following:
- a CDS encoding GlxA family transcriptional regulator encodes the protein MKIAIVVLDGVQALDIAGALDVFSEANQCLRAACQYQVSLVGERAGHIACSNSMQLSVPFDYTAFQTSVDVLLVTGRPHLSNSRPKRDFLDWLRDRAFQSKRIGSICNGAFLLGHAGVLNGREVTASWADASSLAREFPLARIRPDKVLIRDGNLVSSAGATAGWHLCLSQVADDWGHEFAARIATRLGMDMDHEGRPYIDPAAGKNTLIEKVQRYVTDHIADELSIEELASAVAVSRRNFSRLFAKHAQMTPSAFVEELRVDAARKILGGTDDPLKTIAFKCGFHNATHMRMVFLRRINVTPMQCRQQMRGVQSVYGMPRRIDRADQSVDLEATA
- a CDS encoding DNA-3-methyladenine glycosylase — translated: MTSSSKIEPIDFSAPAALVAQRLIGAILTVDGVGGRIVETEAYDPEEPASHAFCGPTARNTTLFGPPAHAYVYRSYGIHWCLNFVCREEGHGAGVLIRAIEPLTGLDAMRQRRGLEPIRLLCSGPGRVGQALGITHGHNGMSLLEAPFHVEAPQQPASIVTGPRIGITKAVALPWRFGLAASKFWSKPFPKDT
- a CDS encoding MFS transporter encodes the protein MNGLPTTSKNPQTPAVASRAKIVMMAVIAGAVITNIYCTQPILPLIASGLQVDLTTVDLVAGAALLGFATGLALLLPLGDRFDRRKLVLAQIALAFVFALSSALSPGIWPLIGASFGLGIVSCVPQQLVPFAAVMSLPSERGRSVGTVVSGIMVGILLGRTISGVIGAAYGWRAVYGVEALFMIPVWIAAASLLPRGVPSTDLSYGRLLASLWPLVRDNRPIRESMIVQALLWACFNAFWVNLAALLANGPQHLGSAWAGGFGIIGATGALAASLGGRATDRLGSRTVIAASIGIVTLAYLLLAGAESSLTFLIIGVIVLDIGVQSGLVSNQTRAFAVDPKAQGRINSLYMTATFSGGAIGVMISGWLMTRFGWTGVVIFGIALGLVASAYHWLGGNRRMRSAAQS
- a CDS encoding SDR family NAD(P)-dependent oxidoreductase is translated as MSHPALTKGAVAVITGGAAGIGLAAAKRFAGLGLRICIADRDADRIAHAVEEIARLSASGAQDVFGLETDVSAIDDVRRLHSAVVERFGGTDVLMNNAGIQPGSAMFGPAENWTRVLGVNLCGPIHGTQVFVPDMIKRGRPGLVINTGSKQGITTPPGDPAYNVSKAGLKAFTEALQHELRNTPGCNISAHLLIPGFVFTELTRKGRTEKPAGAWTPEQSVAFMLERLSAGDFYILCPDNDVPRSLDERRMLWAIGDIVENRPALSRWHPDYAAAFEAFIEQSR
- a CDS encoding nuclear transport factor 2 family protein, with protein sequence MKEEQIREVLNTHWRASAEGDLDLEHDIYHDDAVCDYPQSGERIVGRINLQALRGHHPGQPSGFDVRRIQGSGDLWITEYTINYTDRATYVVSIMKFHDTKVMHETQYFADPFDAPDWRSQWVQRIG
- a CDS encoding LysR family transcriptional regulator, whose product is MNRLDSMSILVAVVDSGSLSAAARRLGMPLATVSRKVGELESHLKTRLIQRTTRQLSLTEAGASYVAACRRILDEIAEAERAATGEYASPKGELVVTAPVVFGRLHVVPVVAEFLAHYPEIDVSLVLTDRVVHLMEEQADVAIRIGELPDSTLMATRVGTVRRVVCASPAYLATHGEPVKPRDLAAHECITFEVLASTRAWVFGSGKSEVSVPVHSRLAVNTAEAAIAAAMLGVGLVRVLSYQVADAIRDNALSVVLDKFESAPLPISLVHKGQTPLPLKLRAFLDFVGPRLRTRTSRILEDATTK